One Thermomicrobiales bacterium genomic window, TCCCGCTCGCCGTGCTGCCGGACGACCCAGCGCTCGGTGCGCCCGTCGGCGCGTTCGACCGTCAGCGCCGTCACCGTCGCCGAGATGCCGCCGGTCAGTGGCTCGGCGTGCAGCAGGCGTGTAGTCGGGTCGACGGCGCGGGCGACGGCTTCGAACGGGCTGGCATCCGCCATCAGTAATAGACCGTCAGCGTCCTGTGATACGGCTCGACCGTATCCGGCAGCGCCTGCCCCGCTTGCCAGAGCCCCCAGTCGATCGCGTAGGGCGGGCGGTCGCGGCCACGGCGGGCGATCTCCTGCCGCAGCAGCTCGACGGCCCAGACGGTCGCGGCGCGGATGGCCAGCTCCTCCTCGCTTTCCGGCGGGATCAGCTCCTGCCGCTCGATCCGCTCGGCCAGCTCCGGCGCGTAGGTCAGCACGCCGAGGTGGCGCAGCACCTGCGGCACCTTGTAATCGGCGAAGGCGGTCAGCGTATGCAGATCGGTGAATGCGCCCGGCCCCCTGCCGCCGAATGCGCCATACAGATCGGCGACGAGGATCTGCGCGCGCTTGTAGAAGCGCACCTCGCGGCGATTGTGGCGGGCAGTATCGCGGAACGACGGGAGCGCGCGCAGCACCTCGGCGATCAGTCGGGAGGACGAGCCGTTCGCCGCCCGGATCGCGTGCAGGAACGTGCCCTCCCACTGCTCGACTAGCGCGA contains:
- a CDS encoding queuosine salvage family protein; the protein is MTIPLDLDLSRDPLRVLESTRPIVQSSPLVQIDPLQIERVATLLGEMPMPKADWDRLLHPTSTDPARLANLVLVVDALNFCFWSFPNSGKPRWQVTHNDTTYNGYAALAVALRRSVESGFPLWDGDLLGTITEADVSEILAGDSGCDTIPLLHARMTHLREVGIALVEQWEGTFLHAIRAANGSSSRLIAEVLRALPSFRDTARHNRREVRFYKRAQILVADLYGAFGGRGPGAFTDLHTLTAFADYKVPQVLRHLGVLTYAPELAERIERQELIPPESEEELAIRAATVWAVELLRQEIARRGRDRPPYAIDWGLWQAGQALPDTVEPYHRTLTVYY